The Alnus glutinosa chromosome 1, dhAlnGlut1.1, whole genome shotgun sequence region ttcaattttagtaaaagaatattttaagaattatgtCTTGTCATCAAACGAAAAGAATAAAAACCATTCAAATTTTTTGTATTCTCATTCATACCTGTGGCTATGCCTGCTCATTCTTAAAAAGAATGATCATTTGGTGTCCTAAACTTGCCCTAAAAGCATATATTACTGCTACTATTTTGTCAGGTTTGGAACAGTGCTATCTATTTTACTCTGAATTATCTTGAGAAAGTTTCTTGAATAGATTCCTTGACTGAAATAAAAAGtcataagattttttttttcctttttctttttggcagaACATAACACAAGCCAGATGAGAGGAAAGTTTGTGGAACATGCGAATTAAGAAATTTTGTCTCTGCTGCCAACgcaaaaatcaaatattgataaaataaaGTAGAATATAGAGCTCccatcatttctttctttctttccttttcttttctgtttttgaatTCATGTAGCTTTCTTACTGGAGAAATCTACATGAAGCATCGTGACTCGGTCGGAGCTCCTTGACAAGAGCATCCAAATCCCTGGAAGAGCTTCCATCATCCCTCACCGCTTCAAGCGCCTTATCTCTGAGTTCCCTTGCCCTCGCTTTCTGACCACTCTCCCCGCCCATCGACTCGGCTATCAGCCCCGCCAAGTGGGCAGGATCAGGCACCGAGTCGGCGCCCTCGCACACCCTCACGGCCACGCCCATGTCCTCCACCAGCAGCCTGGCGTTCACGAACTGGTCGGCCTCCATTGGCCAACCCAGGATCATCGTCCCCCCCACTATCCCTTCCAGCACCGAGTTCCACCCGCAGTGACTCACAAACCCTCCCACCGCAACGTGGCTCAGTATCCTCACCTGTGGCGCCCACCCCTTCACTATCACTCCCCTTCCATCCACCCGTTCCTCGAACCCCTCCGGTACGACGCCGTACCCGTCAGCCTCCTGTTGGGTCGTGCCCGCTTTCACCACCCACACGAATCGGGTCCCGCTCTTTTCGAGCCCGGACGCCAGGGCCTCCATTTGCTGTCTGTTCAACAACTTCTGGCTCCCAAAGCAGACGTAGAGAACTGACCCGTCGGGGCACCCATCGAGCCACGCGAGCACGTCGGTGCCCGAATCGGAGTCCGGACTGCCCCGATTGGCACCGTCGTTGATCCCTACTAAACTCAGCGGCCCGACCCCGTAGACGCGCACGTGCCCCACGACTTTCCGGAGGTGATCCAAGAATTGGCCTTCCAGTTCGTCGAAGCTGTTGAAAATGCAAGCCCAGCTCGACGTATTTGCGAGGTCGTCATCCTTCAGGAACGCTGTGTCGGGGTTGGATTCGCTGTAGGTGAGGAAGCGGGAAGGCAgatgctcctgcttgaaggatGGCGATCTGGGGAGATCGGGAAAGTGAGCGAGCGGTGTAGATGAAACGATTCTCGTATTGCGCCAGCAGTGGTAATTGACGGAGGCCAGAAACGCACTGGACGAGAAGAAAGCTATCCTGGGGATGCGGAGCTGCTGGGCAAGGCGTAGGGTCCAGCCCAAGAAGAAGTCTGAGACGATGGCTTCAGGGGGAGACGGGTGGGAATGGAACCAGCGGAGAAGCGGGTCGTGGAGCTGGCGCAAGGCGCCGATGATGTGTATGTTTCCAGCGCTGCCGATGTCCCTGACGTTCTCGACGCCTTGGGGTAGGTTGGGGTGGGGAGGGAAGGGGAGGACGAGGGTTTGAATGGAGGGGTGGATGGAGAGGAGAGGGGAGAGGATGGGGAGGTTCTTTGGGGTGACGAAGATGGTGATGGTGAGGCCACGGAGGGCGAACTGGTGTGTCAGGTCCAGGAGTGGTAGCATGTGGCCTTGTGCTGGGTACGGAAACACTAGGATGTGCGTAGTAGCCATGTCGGAGGTGGAAGACATGGTGCTAGCCTGGGCCTGCCTGCCTGCCGAGGAGTTAACTTCTCGGGGAACTGATGGAAAGGTCAAAATGTGATTTTGGCTTCCATTATTTGGTTGGTCTACTCGGAAATTCGGAATCATAAAGTACATATATACTatcacttctatatatatatatatatacttcaacCTCACAAAGTACATACTATCACTTCTTAAACAAAATATACTTTAAACTCTAAAACTATCAcctattttgtaaaaaaaatttggttattttttaataactttaaggTCTTTTAggtagaaaaatattaaaatgtctAATTTGACGTGAAATGATAGTATGAAAAGCCtaaatatcactttttaaattttagataattaaatataatttagtcCAGCCTCAACTaccaatattttttataaagtacTATGAATTGACAACTGTCATGCTTTGGCCATTCAGATTATTAATTTGTTGCAACTTAGTCTCATCTGTCGTACTTGACCATTATATtgaatgaaaaatcaaatttggccaaaatattccaaaaatacatttgttttgaaaattgagaaacaaaaattgccattttttttactaattaataaataaaagagtaattttagttttttaatagtCAAAATAAgtgtatttttgaaatattttggtcaaattttatttttgtccaaCATAACAGTCAAGACTGATAGATGGggctaaataataacaaattgaCATGATGTTTGAAGGGCCAAATTATGAAATTCATGATGCTTTATAAAAAAACTTGGTTATTAGTTTAAAgggttaaataatatttaacccaatTTTAGAGGTATAAGTGCAAAAAGAGTGCTAAGTTCATGAGGCTAAAGTGCAAAAAGAGTGCTAAGTTCATGAGGCTAAAgtgtattttttctaaaatatatatatatatatattcgaattTAGATAAAGGCTTCCATTCTCCgctaaaatttattaaataaattattttgagtatttcaaataattatgaaaaatatttaatatgtagcattttttataCCGTTtgatgcaaaaaaaaatgatctaaattcacataatttaagaatcccaattttaaaaaaaattatagagatCATGATCCAATCTCCATTATTTTGcctagtcatatatatatagtagggTTTTTCGAAACTACAAAATTGATTACATTTTCAGGAAATGGTTATGGAGCATTGGCGGGTAAAAATGGACCACTAAGCGGGTCCTAGCTATAGCTAGTAGTGGCGTAATTGGTGGTCACCAAAAGCAGGAGGAGAAAAGGACCAAGGGTTAGGCAAGTGTGGAGAAGCATTGAGCTAGCCTCAGAATATTGGAAGGATTCACAATGAAAACCACAAGGTACCTTCCCTTAGGAATACCTTAGCTtgtatatatctttttcattAGCTCTCACCATCTTCttcaaaatttgtttattttctttaaatatggaagaaaaaaaatccaaaaagttaaaaaaaaaaaaaaaaaaaaacaaaaatccatccaGCAAATATCAATactttctctaaattttatgcATAGTACAGTGCTACTTAATACATTGAGTAGCATTTTAGCTTctttatctattattttaacaCAAATATTTCTCTTTGCTCTCTTTGACTTTTATGTGTTGAGATTTTGTAAAGAATGTGAGGATAGCTAGGGAATTTGtattttgttataaataaatattagttTAATTGTATACAGATAGATAATGGAAGTTATCGTGGAGTGTATTTagatatagaaacaaaaaatagttttgttatttaaattaaagaaaatcgAAGATAAATTGCTGATAGTGTACTTTAAAAGGTAGCTTTAGAATAAAAATCCATGTACCAATTAAAGGAAGAGATAGTTTACACAAATTTTGGGAGAGGTTTGACataaattttggagaaaaccCAAATTTTCTCCATATAGCTgtggcattttattttttattttttattttcgtcTTAAACGGCTGCATTGTGCAACTACTGGCTTACAAGTTACGGCCCATATATGCACAATTATTATTGGGTTGAGCATTACTTATTCTTCcgagtaggggtgtacaagcgaaGCGATTATTAACCGCTAATAACTAGCAATTGTTAATAATCACTAACTGGGAAATTGAAAAACCagaaataaccgcaaccggataacTGGGTACTCCGATTGCCATTACCTGTTATAGGGTTTTAGGAAACCGGTTAATAAACGGGTAACCGGTAAccgacttatatatatatatacagataattaaatttattgtagATGAGCCTCAAACTCAACCTTTAAATTCAAGGAATGAATCATCTTAAGTTTTTTAAGGaaggtttggttttttttttttttttgaattgtcataatattttaattaaaatacaattgtcaatatattttataatatttctttgtttaatttttttttttacattcattttatttaatctatGGACTTGAATGCGAGCTCATTGAGATGAATGGTAAATAAAATTATGCACATCCAGTAGTATTTATTATTTGGCATTAAATATTGAATGGTTagatattggattaaaaaaaactgaaaaaaaaaataaaaaaaaaataaatcaacaatgTATAAAAACCGATTACTTGGTTAATAATCGGATAACCAGTGGTTGATAATAACTACAACGGTCATCGATTGCAGATGTGGTTATTTAAATGGGAATAACCGGgtatccggttgcggttatgaAGAAATAACTACAGTTACAACCGATTGTACACCCCTACTTATGAGGTTGAcaataaaatgattaattaattcaccaaaaacaaaaagagtatAACTTTAATTATAAGCAACCTTAGCTCACATTGTTTAGTAGGGTGGTGAATGAGTTTAACAGTacaaaaataagggtatttatggacgatttttttctaaatggtttctaaaaccgtctagaaaaaaaaaattgcaaataatttttttaaaactgtctgtaaaaaattaattatggatGGTTTTattaaaccgtctataaaattctagatggttttaactaaaccgtctgaaatttaacattttcataCGGTTTTTgatgaaaccgtctataaatttatagacggttttggatgaaaccgtctataaatgttATTTCCAAATAATTTTATGGATGGCTTttaccaaaccgtccataaaatttaagttctaaaaccgtctgaattttttttcctacgccatgtcatcaatccgcGTGATGCCCCCAAATTTCACCACATCCATTAGATTTTTCCGTTTCTTTTGACaaccaaaatttttttataaagaaataacCCTGAAACATCACAACCATCCAAGACCTAACCCTCAATCGCTTTCGGCCCTTCTGAATCGAGCCAATCGAAGCAACCGCCTCAGATCTCTAGTGGCGGAGTTGTCGACACTCGAAGCTTGAGGCGCATGAGGTTGCGACATTTGAGCGAGATGAGGATGAGTGCGTCGTCGCCGATGCTCTCGGATATGTGGTCGCATTTCAGGGTGAGTTTGGTGATGGCATTGAATCAGGAGAGGTGGGAAGGAATCATAGGGAGGAGATTTGATTGGGCGTTGAGGGAGAGACGGTGACTGCTCTGTCCCTCGATCTGGATCCACCAGCTATAGACGAGAGAGCAATGTTTGCGGTCTCCGGAGCCGAGAGACTGGAAAATGCAAGCAAGGCTCTGTCCCTCAATTCGGATCCACTAGCTACAGACGGTCCACTCGTAGTCTCCATTGGCACCGTAGACGAAAATTAACCTGGTGgcacctaaaccctaaacaaaataatatcattaaaaaaatgtaaatctagacggtttggtcccaaaccgtctggaattcccAAAGGTTTGGCCCAAACCATCTAGAAATTCATTTAGCaacattatatttaaattgtccAGAAAAAACCGTATATAATTGATTCCAGATGATTTTTCTTCatatgctttttttctttttctttttctttttttttcttttgattttgtagTGTAAGCAGCCTTAACTGATCACATTGTTTGTTTTTAGCCATCAGACTATGatagacaattttttacacgacctgcAAATCTGACATGAACACAACATAATATTATAAGGTTTGAGTTTATATTAATTGACTTTGGGTCATAAACAGGTCAACCCAACCCCCACACCCCCACCCCcagcccacaaaaaaaaaaaaaccaaattggCAAAAACTTCCATAAGATCACAGTTTTTGATCCTAAGCTAACATCCTAACACTCCCTCCAGCGGCGCTGTCCTCTCCTAAGCTCCCTCTAGCGGCACCGTCCAAGACTCCAAGTCCAAGTCCAACTCATCTCCACCACTCTCCAGACTCCAGTCGTCCAGCGCTGTTCCAACAGcgtcactcactctctctctctctctctctctctctctctgagctAAGGTGAAAACACTTGCATCCTCACTATCACGTAGCAGTAACATGCAAACATTGTGAACTATGGAATCGTGGATTGGCTCATCATTGTTGTTTGTTTCGTTGACCCTAAAATACCTTAATTCTCTTGATTAAATTGGTCGAAACAAAGtaggtgattgtgatttttttttttttttttctatgtgagAGATCGATGTATATACCTTATCTggaaatactaaaaaaaatctaaaaagaaaacCAATTGGGTTAGACGAGTCGTGTCAACCTTGCACGACCTGTTAGCTAAACGGGTTAGTCATGTCGTGTCGGGTTACATGGCTCATAAACGTGTTGTGTTTGGGTTTAAGGTGTCAATTTGTTTAACTAATCATGTTGGGTTTAGGTTAACCTTAATGGGTTAGCGGCTTAACCCGATCTTGATACCATAACCTGTTTTGCCATCACTACCTCAGATGCATTCTACATAGGGGTAAAAATGTGGATGCGAGTACGATTATTATGCATCTTCGCATAATacggttatcacttttaggtatccATATCTGCGTCATGTTATTATTATCCACATAAGCACGGTTATTCATAGCAGTAAAATCCAATAACATCACAAACAATGtcgttttaatgaatttaattaaatatatattatatataaaagaaataccACTGcgattaattttaattaaatagatatatttataattcttaAGCAACAATGGCTCAAGAATTTTTTGAGCATATCTTCAAGCTTCACGTACGGGCCGGATGCTAACTTCTATGAGATCCTACTTTCACAAGTAATGGCGGGAATTGAACCTTTTTCGCTTAATTACAAAGTACTCGATTTAATTTTAGCTCAACCTATCATCCACAAATGGGATGGACAAGCATATAGGTGGTCAATAGAACCTCCAAGATGTCACAGGTGATAAATCCAAGGAGTACTGTGTAAAGTACTGTGTAAAATGGTTAATTACCATGGATGGAATAGACTTATAACACAAGTTGTCACTCAAGTACAAGAAGGACACCATTTGAAGTGGtgtataaataaatacatagaaCTCTTCCATCCAAACTTGCTCTAATAATTGATAACAGAAAACTTCAGCAATCaaatcttcatatatatataaaatacagcAAACTGTTGACTGTGAATGTCGGAATAATTAGTCCATTAACTGACTTGCTTAATTCGACTGTTTTACTCTCAATATTGGcatcaaagaaatcaatcataTGATAACTATTCGCAACAGTACTACTCAATATTCTTACTaggacttcaaaaaaaaaaattatatgaagcaagaaagtgaaagaaaaaagaagctttaTTAAGTAAATTTGGTCAGTTATTCGCAGGTGGGTGGTGCCTTGGTGCTTTGTAATCAGCATTGAAAGCGACAAAACCTAAACCTgcctcatcatcttcttcaggaAAACGGCTATATCCTACATTTGAGCCTTCTTCAGTacttgatatgtttgatgacgTCCTTCCATTAACTGCACCCTCATCTTTCTTCTGTTCCTTCGTCTCATTCCCAGCCGCCGCCAttttccttccctttatcctctTGTTTCTATAAACAGTACTGGTCGTAGTAGTACCCCTTCCATTTTCCACAACTCCCAGCTGGTAATAATTCGTAGATAACAGTATATACGAAACATTAACCTTTCAATTTAACCAAATAGATAGGTAGATAATATACGAAAAATTACCTTTGCACTTGAAACAGCATCAACTTCTGTGCTTGCAGTTTTATCTTGGGATGAATGTGGTAAGGAGAGGCACGCAGTAGTAGTAGAAAGAAACACTAGAAAGAGGCAGGCGAGCTTGATGGGCGCCATTTCTGTCttccttaattaatttcctTCTTAATTTGGGTATGTCGATCTGTCAgaggaaaataaatgaatgCAGAATCTGGTGAAATAGGAGTAGTAGTGCAAGTCAGAGCGATGGACTGCTGTTCCAACATCCGCCTTTTCCACGTTGAATATGGAAAATGATtggttattaaatataaaaacaaattaatgcaTCAAGACTCGTGTCATTCCATGTGTCAGTTGGATTACCTAGTACGAGAATCTCAAtgtaattaattttaatcaacataataataaaattaaactccTTTTGGACGATAAACGTACTAATGGTCCCAGCAGGGTGGTGCATTAATCGGTACCGTGGAATGGAAGGTACGTGTGTTTTGCGCCTGTCTGCCGCGGTGCCGCCATGCGATCAACGAGAAGAGCTCTGCTTGGTTCACCGAGGTTGGCAACTCTGTAGACTGTTTTTCTATGCGTATTTTATTCGTTACCTGCTTTTCCCCATATGGAAGCTGATGAAGCAGCATAAATGAGATGGAAAAGTGAGTTGATGCACTTCTATgcctttctttgttcttttcaatGAGATGGAAAAGTGAGTTGATGTGCTAGCaaaccctaaaacccctaaAAACAAGAAGCAGCATCAGCCAATTCGGCACCATGTGTTAGGGAAAATATCGGTCTCTTTGGGTGCCAGGCTCAACCATACCACTTGGGCCCATTTGGTCCACCCGATCAGGCCAATCTACTTGGGCACAATGCATCATCCGAGAGCTCGAGCATCTCGAAACAACTCAAGATTTCGAGTATTTCGGAACCACTCGAGATTTAAGGAATACAAATCAAAGATATTCCATTTCAAGATGTGCAACAGGAATCACACCAAAGAGTTAGCGGATTCTGAGAAATCCGTATACCCAAGTCATATGATTGCGATTCCCGAAAGATCCATACATTCGAGTCCACGTCGCCTTCAACTGTAGATCCCTGAAAACCTTGGATTTGCAGAACCACTTGGTTACACCaaaacctctataaatacaaagGGTTCCCAAGtattataaaacatattatCTCCTCAAAATCACTCTGCATTCTATTTCTCAAGTTGCCTACTAAcataggcatcggagcgggattgTCGGCATCCCCCGACGCAGTTCTtattttacaaatccaaataagaaGAACTCAAATGAATCGCAGGGTGACACATCATCTACCGAAAATTTGTATCAACACCATGCATTGTCCTATTAATAAAGGAACTACCATCCTCTATCttcgtttctttttcttctttctttctttctttttattcttttttaaatttcttttttaaagagaTTTTTAATGGAAATCGTGGGATCCATGTACTCTAGTGAGTCTTAGACTATCGATCGAAGCACCTGCTCAAACATGTAAGTCTTTTTGGAAGCTTCTCACAATCACAGTCGAAAATCCGTTGCAATCCAAACAAGAAATTGCAACCAATCTCGATCCCCCTCTCAATGCctactttcattttttctttgtatttccaGACCTTCAATttgatttatgtttttgtttttttgagtaTATGTAGCATGGTTTAAGATTGagtaattctatttaattagtAGACTTCTTTCAGTAAAAATTAGTTATTGGATCAGTAtttgacggttttttttttttttaaaagccctgatccaatagttaatttttactACCACATCATCCAATTGTATGGCAATTATAAAAGAGTTTACTAGATAACATTACTTGGTTAAAGAATATTTGTCTGATTGCATTGTTATTTACAAGAGATCCTCATCGGTTGAAAACATCATCAATACAGAAATCACATCAAGTCATAAATGGGCAAATGACTAGGTATTAGGATTCACAACAATTATATGCACGAATAATTAACATATGTAGGATTGGAGACCTTATATGAGATTCATTTGCCTAAGTAAATAATTGGACaacctaaaatttatttggaccggtgaatttcttataaaaaaattcactgtctaaattattagtaatttcTGAATTTAATTCAGTAAACAGTACCTGCCATCACCAACTCATTAGCATAAAAAGTAGTGATCGATGTGCCGGTTTTGAACGTAGGAATTAGAAAATCGAAAGCTAGCGTTCCTTCCAACTTCATTTCAGTGGGTGTCCCTAGAGGACCGTGTGGCTCGGTAAATTCGATCACAAGGCCAAAACCAACGGCGCCGGCCACCACCGCAAGTATCTTTCATTATCGGAAATTGCgccatttatttaattaattagtgataATCAACCTATAGCAGCCACAACCATGTTCTTCCACATGCCCGGCCACCAGCATTGTCCAGCCCCAAACCAAATATTTGGATTTAATTGGGACAGAAAATTGAAAGTATATATTCTTCAGGGGCatggaaaaggaaaatagagaaataataatagaGCTTAGAATATATTGGGAAATTATTTGGATTCCCCCTGTCAACATTTCTTATGTATTATTGATCATTTTGAATTAAGATTACATATATAGATGAGAGATGCGATCAATGCTAGAATTAATGTTCTCAAA contains the following coding sequences:
- the LOC133870070 gene encoding UDP-glycosyltransferase 89A2-like; amino-acid sequence: MIPNFRVDQPNNGSQNHILTFPSVPREVNSSAGRQAQASTMSSTSDMATTHILVFPYPAQGHMLPLLDLTHQFALRGLTITIFVTPKNLPILSPLLSIHPSIQTLVLPFPPHPNLPQGVENVRDIGSAGNIHIIGALRQLHDPLLRWFHSHPSPPEAIVSDFFLGWTLRLAQQLRIPRIAFFSSSAFLASVNYHCWRNTRIVSSTPLAHFPDLPRSPSFKQEHLPSRFLTYSESNPDTAFLKDDDLANTSSWACIFNSFDELEGQFLDHLRKVVGHVRVYGVGPLSLVGINDGANRGSPDSDSGTDVLAWLDGCPDGSVLYVCFGSQKLLNRQQMEALASGLEKSGTRFVWVVKAGTTQQEADGYGVVPEGFEERVDGRGVIVKGWAPQVRILSHVAVGGFVSHCGWNSVLEGIVGGTMILGWPMEADQFVNARLLVEDMGVAVRVCEGADSVPDPAHLAGLIAESMGGESGQKARARELRDKALEAVRDDGSSSRDLDALVKELRPSHDASCRFLQ
- the LOC133864681 gene encoding protein GOLVEN 7 — encoded protein: MAPIKLACLFLVFLSTTTACLSLPHSSQDKTASTEVDAVSSAKLGVVENGRGTTTTSTVYRNKRIKGRKMAAAGNETKEQKKDEGAVNGRTSSNISSTEEGSNVGYSRFPEEDDEAGLGFVAFNADYKAPRHHPPANN